A region of Veillonellaceae bacterium DNA encodes the following proteins:
- the floA gene encoding flotillin-like protein FloA (flotillin-like protein involved in membrane lipid rafts), producing MDPFVFPVGVLILAVLAGSIFLHFVPVGLWISALAADVNISLFNLVGMRIRRVEPRMIVLPLIKGIKAGLSLNSNQLEAHYLAGGNVDNVVDALIAAHRAQIDLSFEQAAAIDLAGRNVLEAVQMSVNPKVIETPTISAVAKNGIELKVRARVTVRANIDRLVGGAGEATIIARVGEGIVTTVGSSEKHTDVLENPDHISRTVLGKGLDSGTAFEILSIDIADVDVGRNIGAQLQTDQAEADKQIAQARAEERRAMAVAKEQEMRAYTQEMQAKVVEAQAKVPLALADALRAGNLGVMDYYNMKNIVADTEMRENIAGSSEKKN from the coding sequence ATGGATCCTTTCGTTTTCCCTGTGGGAGTTTTAATTCTGGCTGTGCTGGCCGGTTCTATTTTTCTGCATTTTGTCCCGGTCGGGCTGTGGATTTCTGCCCTGGCTGCCGATGTAAACATATCCTTGTTCAACTTGGTTGGGATGAGGATCCGCCGTGTCGAGCCAAGAATGATAGTTCTTCCCCTGATCAAAGGCATCAAAGCAGGATTGTCCTTAAACAGCAATCAGCTGGAAGCGCATTATCTGGCGGGCGGCAATGTTGATAATGTGGTAGATGCATTGATTGCAGCGCACAGAGCGCAGATAGACCTGTCTTTTGAACAGGCAGCGGCTATTGATCTTGCCGGCAGAAATGTACTGGAAGCCGTACAGATGAGTGTTAATCCGAAAGTCATTGAAACACCGACGATTTCTGCTGTTGCAAAAAATGGTATCGAACTTAAGGTAAGAGCAAGGGTTACTGTTCGTGCCAATATCGATCGTCTCGTCGGCGGTGCAGGTGAAGCAACGATTATTGCCCGTGTTGGCGAAGGCATTGTTACAACGGTCGGCTCTTCTGAAAAGCATACAGACGTTCTTGAAAATCCGGATCATATATCCCGGACAGTGCTTGGAAAGGGCCTTGACTCCGGTACGGCTTTTGAGATTCTTTCCATTGATATAGCTGATGTGGATGTCGGAAGAAATATCGGCGCACAGCTCCAGACGGATCAGGCCGAAGCTGATAAGCAGATTGCACAGGCAAGAGCAGAGGAAAGAAGAGCGATGGCAGTTGCCAAAGAGCAGGAAATGCGTGCGTATACGCAGGAAATGCAGGCAAAGGTTGTAGAAGCGCAGGCAAAGGTGCCGCTTGCACTTGCTGATGCACTTAGAGCCGGAAACCTTGGCGTTATGGATTATTACAATATGAAGAATATTGTGGCCGATACTGAAATGAGAGAAAATATTGCGGGCAGCAGTGAGAAGAAAAACTGA
- a CDS encoding peptidase, whose protein sequence is MKNIKTLLAFFISAFILPYTVLASDGGVAASIIKDPVVDTLFSIIIILSIVIEIKTAGFSGGSLIAILAGLILIGTNWYYEGGQSLEFVLYFGGIALIILDILVMYTGIFIGAGFIAVMAGLFFTFGGNMTALYILLFAVLASCVGAYFVFKYLPGNHIWKKIALHARQTNKEGYLSSSKDLSSLEGKSGISVSTLRPTGKISIDGGIKDAISENGFIEKNCEVRVVKVENNYLIVRKV, encoded by the coding sequence TTGAAAAATATTAAAACACTTCTTGCTTTTTTCATCTCAGCATTCATTCTTCCCTATACGGTTCTTGCCAGTGATGGAGGAGTGGCGGCGTCGATTATTAAAGATCCGGTTGTGGATACTTTATTTTCAATCATCATCATTTTATCTATCGTAATCGAGATAAAGACGGCAGGATTTTCTGGAGGAAGTCTTATAGCCATTCTGGCAGGACTTATTCTCATAGGAACGAACTGGTACTATGAAGGCGGGCAGTCTCTTGAATTTGTGCTTTATTTCGGCGGCATCGCATTGATTATTCTGGATATCCTTGTTATGTACACGGGTATATTCATAGGCGCTGGCTTCATTGCGGTTATGGCAGGTCTCTTTTTTACTTTTGGTGGGAATATGACAGCTCTTTATATACTTCTGTTTGCAGTACTGGCTTCATGTGTCGGCGCTTATTTCGTTTTCAAATATCTTCCCGGCAACCATATTTGGAAGAAGATTGCCCTTCATGCCAGACAGACTAATAAAGAAGGCTACTTATCTTCCTCGAAAGACCTCAGTTCACTAGAAGGGAAGTCTGGAATCAGCGTTTCGACGCTGCGGCCCACTGGAAAAATTTCAATTGATGGAGGCATTAAAGATGCCATTTCAGAAAATGGGTTTATTGAGAAGAATTGTGAAGTCCGCGTGGTAAAAGTTGAAAATAATTACTTGATTGTAAGAAAAGTATAG